One window of Cucurbita pepo subsp. pepo cultivar mu-cu-16 chromosome LG19, ASM280686v2, whole genome shotgun sequence genomic DNA carries:
- the LOC111781850 gene encoding syntaxin-related protein KNOLLE-like produces MNDLMTQSFTSYVDLKKAAMKDIDLEAGFETVSSDTDNGDMGLFLEEAEKVKLEMGSIREILGKLQQANEETKSAHKPETLKSLRQTINGNIVTVLKKARSIRSKLEEMDRANDAKKRLSASKEGTAIYRTRIAVTNGLRKKLKELMMEFQTLRQRMMTEYKETVERRYFTVTGEHPEEEVIEKIISNGGEEFLGRAIEEHGRGKVAETVVEIQDRHGAAKEIERSLLELHQVFLDMAVMVEAQGEKMDDIEHHVMNASQYVRDGSKELKSAKDLQRSNRKWMCFGVLLLLIIILVVVIPIAVSFGSS; encoded by the exons atgaacGACTTGATGACTCAATCGTTCACGAGCTATGTGGATCTGAAGAAGGCCGCTATGAAAGATATCGACCTCGAAGCCGGTTTTGAAACGGTGTCGTCTGATACCGACAATGGTGATATGGGGCTCTTCCTTGAAGAGGCTGAGAAGGTGAAATTGGAGATGGGTTCTATTAGAGAGATTCTTGGAAAGCTCCAGCAGGCCAATGAGGAGACGAAATCTGCTCATAAACCCGAAACTTTGAAATCGCTTCGCCAGACGATTAATGGCAACATCGTTACCGTCCTGAAGAAAGCTCGATCGATCCGTTCCAAGCTTGAGGAAATGGACCGTGCTAATGATGCTAAGAAGCGGCTCTCCGCCAGCAAAGAAGGAACTGCCATTTACAG GACTCGTATCGCGGTGACGAACGGCCTGCGAAAGAAGCTAAAGGAGCTAATGATGGAGTTTCAAACCCTAAGACAAAGGATGATGACAGAGTACAAAGAGACGGTGGAGCGACGATACTTCACGGTGACGGGGGAGCACCCAGAGGAGGAGGTGATAGAGAAGATAATATCAAACGGAGGCGAGGAGTTTTTGGGGAGGGCAATAGAGGAGCACGGGCGGGGGAAGGTAGCGGAGACGGTGGTGGAGATACAGGACCGACACGGGGCGGCGAAGGAGATCGAGAGAAGCTTGCTAGAGTTGCACCAAGTGTTCTTGGACATGGCAGTGATGGTGGAAGCACAAGGGGAGAAAATGGATGACATTGAACACCATGTGATGAATGCTTCACAATATGTAAGAGATGGGAGTAAGGAGTTGAAGAGTGCTAAGGATTTGCAAAGGAGCAATAGGAAATGGATGTGCTTTGgggttttgcttttgcttattattattttggttgttGTTATTCCTATTGCTGTTAGTTTTGGgagttcttga
- the LOC111781624 gene encoding NADPH-dependent aldehyde reductase-like protein, chloroplastic, protein MAATAAAGLPLDGRNAVVTGASRGIGRAIAVHLHSLGANLVLNYASNSAQANLLASELNQSSTPRQRVIAVQADVSDPAQVKRLFDSAVEELGSEIHIVVNAAGILDSKYPSLAGTAVEDWDETFRVNCRGAFLVCKEAANRLKRGGGGRIILITTSIVGSLPPGYGAYAASKAAVEAMAKTAAKELKGTEITVNCVAPGPVATELFFAGKSEEMVARSVDACPLGRLGQPDDVAKVVGFLATDGGGWVNGQVVRVNGGLVI, encoded by the coding sequence ATggccgccaccgccgccgccggacTGCCTCTTGACGGCCGCAACGCCGTCGTCACCGGCGCCTCCCGTGGAATTGGCCGTGCGATCGCCGTCCACCTCCACTCTCTCGGCGCAAATCTTGTCCTGAACTACGCTTCCAACTCTGCGCAAGCGAATCTTCTCGCGTCGGAGCTGAATCAGTCATCGACGCCGCGCCAGCGAGTTATAGCCGTTCAAGCCGACGTGTCTGACCCGGCTCAGGTCAAGCGGCTGTTCGATTCGGCTGTCGAGGAGCTTGGATCTGAGATTCACATCGTCGTGAACGCTGCCGGGATTCTCGATTCGAAGTATCCGAGTCTGGCCGGAACCGCCGTGGAGGATTGGGATGAGACGTTTCGGGTGAATTGTAGAGGCGCGTTTTTGGTGTGTAAAGAGGCGGCGAATCGGCTTAAGCGCGGCGGGGGAGGTAGGATTATTTTGATTACGACGTCGATCGTTGGATCTCTCCCGCCGGGGTACGGTGCCTACGCGGCGTCGAAGGCGGCGGTGGAGGCGATGGCGAAAACGGCGGCGAAGGAGCTGAAGGGGACGGAGATTACAGTTAACTGCGTGGCGCCAGGGCCGGTGGCGACGGAGCTGTTTTTCGCTGGTAAATCGGAGGAGATGGTGGCGCGGTCGGTGGATGCCTGCCCGTTAGGTCGGCTCGGGCAGCCCGACGATGTGGCGAAGGTGGTGGGGTTCTTGGCTACCGATGGTGGCGGGTGGGTCAACGGGCAGGTGGTTCGGGTCAATGGCGGTTTAGTAAtttga